One region of Choristoneura fumiferana chromosome 3, NRCan_CFum_1, whole genome shotgun sequence genomic DNA includes:
- the Rok gene encoding rho associated coiled-coil containing protein kinase isoform X1, giving the protein MEVVPKDEERLRRLRALEERLCDPRSPGNVDSLLDTVAALVSDCDHPAIRRMKNVEAYTTRYEEFASEIVDLRMKAADYDLIKVIGRGAFGEVQLVRHKSTQQVYAMKLLSKVEMIKRSDSTFFWEERHIMAHANSEWILKLHFAFQDHKYLYMVMDYMPGGDLVSLMSNYDIPEKWAKFYTMEIVLALDVIHGMGFVHRDVKPDNMLIDKYGHLKLADFGTCMRMGPDGLVRASNAVGTPDYISPEVLQSQNGEGVYGRECDWWAVGIFLYEMLIGDPPFYAESLVGTYGKIMDHRNSLQFPDDVEISKDAKSLIRGLLTDRVKRLGKNSVDEIKQHPFLHNDQWSFDNLRDSVPPVVPELSSDDDTKNFDEIEKSDALDESFPVPKAFVGNHLPFVGFTYNGDYQLCSRRSLHADVVDTISTNHINNVGSEAILQLEKLLERERDGRRNLEDRQVVLCAQLEELSQRESRNKKIIADTDKDLALLRHDLKEIQRKAEAEVETRRKAEMNYSEAKRRLEEEQNKRAKEMSHLQSYNDKINALEKQLTELREKLKQESDSAVKARKQAAELTAVQAAAAAASDGAAARLRAQRDALERERGALADELAAAKAGRQRAEAAVADAGARLSAAHAELERSAARLKQVAADNRQLGERVAALEKECASLAHERGAAHHLYQQELRAHQDTQRSQLLNKQEANLELVKALQAKLNEEKAGRQRAEATCQEKDRQMSMLNVDYRQMQQRLQKLEGEHRQESEKVVGLQASLEQERAGRVAAGGEAAAAEAAARNAAAERDARARELHAARAALHDATEKLAAASAERDMYYARSEELRSQLESEQHFCHVYRGQAGELRAQLDEAARAARDHDQERGSLMHQLQLAIARADSEAIARSIAEETVGELEKEKTMKELEMRDALSAHRGELAARDALVQGLRDREHENRATIDLQRKEVDELRRSGTALAERVAALARLQDDLDRLNKKLNSEIMLKQQAVNKLAEIMNRKDMNPTVTKNKSKMSVRKDKDYRKLQQELTREKDKFDQHVAKLQRDLQDSQQQLLEEQQTRLRLAMEVDSKDVEIEQLKEKLAALTSETASQSSADAEDGETEQTLEGWLSVPIKQNIRRHGWRKQYVVVSSKKIIFYNTESDKQNTTDPVMILDLSKVFHVRSVTQGDVIRADAKDIPRIFQLLYAGEGEARRPQDALEQPQDAPDHHGNTVQHKGHDLVSITYHIPTACEVCTRPLWHMFRPPQAYECRRCRMKIHAEHVAEGESVAACKLHADRARELLLLAPAAPDQRRWVARLARRVQRYGYRAAHTNHDHTKLSPR; this is encoded by the exons ATGGAAGTAGTGCCGAAGGACGAAGAGCGCTTGCGGCGGCTCCGCGCGCTGGAAGAGCGGCTATGCGACCCGCGCTCGCCGGGCAACGTGGACTCGCTGCTGGATACCGTCGCCGCGCTCGTGTCCGACTGCGACCACCCAGCCATCCGCCGCATGAAGAACGTTGAGGCTTACACTACTAGAT ATGAAGAGTTTGCTTCTGAAATTGTTGATCTCCGTATGAAGGCAGCTGACTATGACCTGATCAAAGTCATAGGTCGGGGGGCATTTGGTGAGGTGCAACTAGTCAGACACAAGTCCACACAGCAGGTATATGCAATGAAATTGCTGAGTAAAGTAGAAATGATCAAAAGGTCTGACTCAACATTCTTCTGGGAAGAAAGACATATAATGGCACATGCAAATTCTGAATGGATTCTCAAACTACATTTTGCCTTCCAAGACCACAAATATCTTTATATGGTAATGGATTACATGCCCGGGGGTGACCTTGTTAGTCTTATGTCTAATTATGATATACCTGAGAAATGGGCTAAGTTTTACACTATGGAAATAGTGCTAGCACTAGATGTTATTCATGGCATGGGGTTTGTTCACCGAGACGTCAAACCTGATAATATGCTGATTGACAAGTATGGACACTTGAAATTAGCTGACTTTGGCACTTGTATGAGGATGGGGCCTGATGGCTTGGTGCGGGCGAGCAATGCTGTCGGTACTCCTGATTACATTTCACCAGAAGTGTTACAATCCCAGAATGGTGAGGGAGTTTATGGTCGTGAATGTGATTGGTGGGCCGTTggtatatttttgtatgaaatgtTAATTGGTGATCCACCATTTTATGCTGAAAGCTTAGTAGGAACTTATGGGAAAATAATGGATCATAGGAACTCTTTACAGTTTCCTGATGATGTAGAAATTTCAAAAGATGCCAAATCTTTAATAAGAGGATTGCTTACGGACAGGGTGAAACGTCTAGGTAAGAATAGTGTTGATGAAATCAAGCAGCACCCATTCTTGCACAATGACCAGTGGAGCTTTGATAATCTCAGGGATTCTGTGCCACCAGTAGTGCCAGAGTTGTCTAGTGATGATGACACcaaaaattttgatgaaattgagAAATCTGATGCTTTGGATGAATCCTTCCCTGTACCCAAAGCATTTGTAGGTAACCATTTACCTTTTGTCGGTTTCACTTATAATGGTGATTACCAGCTGTGTTCCAGGAGGAGCTTGCATGCTGATGTCGTGGACACAATTTCAACTAATCACATTAATAATGTGGGCTCCGAAGCTATTCTGCAGCTAGAGAAGCTTCTAGAGCGGGAGAGAGACGGGAGACGTAACTTAGAGGATAGGCAGGTAGTTCTGTGTGCACAGTTGGAGGAATTGTCTCAGAGAGAATCTAGGAATAAGAAAATTATAGCTGACACCGACAAGGATTTGGCCCTGTTACGCCACgatttaaaagaaatacagaGAAAAGCAGAGGCGGAGGTTGAGACCAGACGAAAAGCAGAAATGAACTATAGCGAAGCCAAGAGACGCCTCGAAGAGGAGCAGAACAAGAGAGCGAAAGAGATGAGCCATCTCCAATCCTACAATGACAAAATCAACGCTCTGGAGAAACAGCTGACAGAGCTGCGTGAGAAACTGAAGCAGGAGTCGGATTCGGCGGTGAAGGCGCGCAAGCAGGCGGCCGAGCTGACGGCGGTGCAGGCGGCTGCGGCGGCGGCCAGCgacggcgcggcggcgcggctaCGCGCGCAGCGGGACGCGCTCGagcgcgagcgcggcgcgctGGCCGACGAGCTGGCCGCCGCTAAGGCGGGCCGGCAGCGCGCCGAGGCGGCCGTGGCCGATGCCGGCGCGCGCCTCAGCGCCGCGCACGCCGAGCTGGAGCGCTCGGCCGCGCGCCTCAAGCAGGTGGCGGCCGACAACCGGCAGCTGGGCGAGCGCGTGGCGGCGCTCGAGAAGGAGTGCGCCTCGCTGGCGCACGAGCGCGGCGCCGCGCACCACCTCTACCAGCAGGAGCTGCGCGCGCACCAGGACACGCAGCGCTCGCAGCTGCTCAACAAGCAGGAGGCCAACCTCGAGCTCGTCAAAG CGCTGCAAGCGAAGCTGAACGAGGAGAAGGCGGGGCGGCAGCGCGCGGAAGCCACGTGCCAGGAAAAGGACCGGCAGATGTCCATGCTCAATGTGGACTACCGGCAGATGCAGCAGCGCCTCCAGAAGCTCGAGGGCGAGCATCGGCAGGAGAGCGAGAAG GTGGTAGGGCTCCAGGCGTCGCTGGAGCAGGAGCGCGCGGGGCGCGTGGCGGCGGGCGGGGAGGCGGCTgcggcggaggcggcggcgcgcaACGCGGCGGCCGAgcgcgacgcgcgcgcgcgcgagctgcacgcggcgcgcgcggcgctgcACGACGCCACGGAGAAACTCGCCGCCGCCAGCGCCGAGCGAGACATGTACTACGCCAGG AGCGAAGAGCTGCGGTCCCAGCTGGAGAGCGAGCAGCATTTCTGCCATGTGTACCGCGGGCAGGCGGGCGAGCTGCGCGCGCAGCTGGACGAGGCGGCGCGCGCCGCACGGGACCACGACCAGGAGCGCGGCAGCCTCATGCACCAGCTGCAGCTGGCCATCGCGCGCGCAGACTCGGAGGCCATCGCCAG GTCGATAGCGGAAGAAACAGTGGGAGAGTTGGAAAAGGAGAAAACGATGAAGGAGTTGGAGATGCGCGACGCGCTGAGCGCGCACCGCGGGGAGCTGGCCGCGCGCGACGCGCTCGTGCAGGGGCTGCGCGACCGCGAGCACGAGAACCGCGCCACCATCGACCTGCAGCGGAAG GAAGTGGACGAGCTGCGTCGCAGCGGCACGGCGCTGGCGGAGCGCgtggcggcgctggcgcggctgcAGGACGACCTGGACCGCCTCAACAAGAAGCTCAACTCGGAGATCATGCTCAAGCAGCAGGCCGTCAACAAACTGGCTGAGATCATGAACAG AAAAGACATGAACCCAACTGTGACGAAGAACAAGAGCAAGATGTCCGTCCGCAAAGACAAAGACTACCGCAAGCTGCAGCAAGAGCTGACTCGAGAAAAGGACAAGTTCGACCAACACGTCGCCAAGCTGCAGCGGGACTTACAAGACTCCCAGCAACAGCTGTTAGAGGAGCAGCAGACGCGCCTACGACTCGCTATGGAGGTTGACAGCAAGGACGTAGAAATAGAACAGTTGAAAGAAAAATTAGCCGCTCTCACCAGTGAAACCGCCTCCCAGTCCTCCGCAGACGCGGAAGATGGCGAAACGGAACAAACCCTCGAGGGCTGGCTCTCAGTACCCATCAAGCAGAACATCAGGCGCCACGGCTGGCGGAAGCAATACGTCGTCGTGTCCTCCAAAAAGATCATTTTCTACAATACTGAGAGCGACAAGCAAAATACTACGGATCCTGTCATGATATTGGATTTGAG CAAAGTGTTCCACGTGCGATCAGTGACGCAGGGCGACGTGATCCGCGCGGACGCCAAAGACATCCCGCGCATCTTCCAGCTGCTGTACGCCGGCGAGGGCGAGGCGCGCCGGCCGCAGGACGCTCTAGAACAGCCCCAGGACGCGCCGGACCACCACG GCAATACGGTGCAACACAAGGGGCACGACTTGGTGAGCATCACGTACCACATCCCGACGGCGTGCGAGGTGTGCACGCGCCCGCTGTGGCACATGTTCCGGCCGCCGCAGGCCTACGAGTGCCGCC GATGCCGTATGAAGATCCACGCAGAACACGTAGCGGAAGGCGAGAGCGTGGCGGCGTGCAAACTGCACGCGGACCGCGCTCGCGAGCTGCTTCTGttggcgcccgccgcgcccgaccAGCGGCGCTGGGTCGCGCGCCTCGCCCGCCGTGTGCAGCGCTACGGGTACCGCGCCGCGCACACCAACCACGACCACACCAAGCTGTCGCCCCGGTAA
- the Rok gene encoding rho associated coiled-coil containing protein kinase isoform X2 encodes MEVVPKDEERLRRLRALEERLCDPRSPGNVDSLLDTVAALVSDCDHPAIRRMKNVEAYTTRYEEFASEIVDLRMKAADYDLIKVIGRGAFGEVQLVRHKSTQQVYAMKLLSKVEMIKRSDSTFFWEERHIMAHANSEWILKLHFAFQDHKYLYMVMDYMPGGDLVSLMSNYDIPEKWAKFYTMEIVLALDVIHGMGFVHRDVKPDNMLIDKYGHLKLADFGTCMRMGPDGLVRASNAVGTPDYISPEVLQSQNGEGVYGRECDWWAVGIFLYEMLIGDPPFYAESLVGTYGKIMDHRNSLQFPDDVEISKDAKSLIRGLLTDRVKRLGKNSVDEIKQHPFLHNDQWSFDNLRDSVPPVVPELSSDDDTKNFDEIEKSDALDESFPVPKAFVGNHLPFVGFTYNGDYQLCSRRSLHADVVDTISTNHINNVGSEAILQLEKLLERERDGRRNLEDRQVVLCAQLEELSQRESRNKKIIADTDKDLALLRHDLKEIQRKAEAEVETRRKAEMNYSEAKRRLEEEQNKRAKEMSHLQSYNDKINALEKQLTELREKLKQESDSAVKARKQAAELTAVQAAAAAASDGAAARLRAQRDALERERGALADELAAAKAGRQRAEAAVADAGARLSAAHAELERSAARLKQVAADNRQLGERVAALEKECASLAHERGAAHHLYQQELRAHQDTQRSQLLNKQEANLELVKALQAKLNEEKAGRQRAEATCQEKDRQMSMLNVDYRQMQQRLQKLEGEHRQESEKVVGLQASLEQERAGRVAAGGEAAAAEAAARNAAAERDARARELHAARAALHDATEKLAAASAERDMYYARSEELRSQLESEQHFCHVYRGQAGELRAQLDEAARAARDHDQERGSLMHQLQLAIARADSEAIARSIAEETVGELEKEKTMKELEMRDALSAHRGELAARDALVQGLRDREHENRATIDLQRKEVDELRRSGTALAERVAALARLQDDLDRLNKKLNSEIMLKQQAVNKLAEIMNRKDMNPTVTKNKSKMSVRKDKDYRKLQQELTREKDKFDQHVAKLQRDLQDSQQQLLEEQQTRLRLAMEVDSKDVEIEQLKEKLAALTSETASQSSADAEDGETEQTLEGWLSVPIKQNIRRHGWRKQYVVVSSKKIIFYNTESDKQNTTDPVMILDLSKVFHVRSVTQGDVIRADAKDIPRIFQLLYAGEGEARRPQDALEQPQDAPDHHGNTVQHKGHDLVSITYHIPTACEVCTRPLWHMFRPPQAYECRRCRMKIHAEHVAEGESVAACKLHADRARELLLLAPAAPDQRRWVARLARRVQRYGYRAAHTNHDHTKLSPRDSMRSNLKLSYMNASQRSSTLPANASLPRQ; translated from the exons ATGGAAGTAGTGCCGAAGGACGAAGAGCGCTTGCGGCGGCTCCGCGCGCTGGAAGAGCGGCTATGCGACCCGCGCTCGCCGGGCAACGTGGACTCGCTGCTGGATACCGTCGCCGCGCTCGTGTCCGACTGCGACCACCCAGCCATCCGCCGCATGAAGAACGTTGAGGCTTACACTACTAGAT ATGAAGAGTTTGCTTCTGAAATTGTTGATCTCCGTATGAAGGCAGCTGACTATGACCTGATCAAAGTCATAGGTCGGGGGGCATTTGGTGAGGTGCAACTAGTCAGACACAAGTCCACACAGCAGGTATATGCAATGAAATTGCTGAGTAAAGTAGAAATGATCAAAAGGTCTGACTCAACATTCTTCTGGGAAGAAAGACATATAATGGCACATGCAAATTCTGAATGGATTCTCAAACTACATTTTGCCTTCCAAGACCACAAATATCTTTATATGGTAATGGATTACATGCCCGGGGGTGACCTTGTTAGTCTTATGTCTAATTATGATATACCTGAGAAATGGGCTAAGTTTTACACTATGGAAATAGTGCTAGCACTAGATGTTATTCATGGCATGGGGTTTGTTCACCGAGACGTCAAACCTGATAATATGCTGATTGACAAGTATGGACACTTGAAATTAGCTGACTTTGGCACTTGTATGAGGATGGGGCCTGATGGCTTGGTGCGGGCGAGCAATGCTGTCGGTACTCCTGATTACATTTCACCAGAAGTGTTACAATCCCAGAATGGTGAGGGAGTTTATGGTCGTGAATGTGATTGGTGGGCCGTTggtatatttttgtatgaaatgtTAATTGGTGATCCACCATTTTATGCTGAAAGCTTAGTAGGAACTTATGGGAAAATAATGGATCATAGGAACTCTTTACAGTTTCCTGATGATGTAGAAATTTCAAAAGATGCCAAATCTTTAATAAGAGGATTGCTTACGGACAGGGTGAAACGTCTAGGTAAGAATAGTGTTGATGAAATCAAGCAGCACCCATTCTTGCACAATGACCAGTGGAGCTTTGATAATCTCAGGGATTCTGTGCCACCAGTAGTGCCAGAGTTGTCTAGTGATGATGACACcaaaaattttgatgaaattgagAAATCTGATGCTTTGGATGAATCCTTCCCTGTACCCAAAGCATTTGTAGGTAACCATTTACCTTTTGTCGGTTTCACTTATAATGGTGATTACCAGCTGTGTTCCAGGAGGAGCTTGCATGCTGATGTCGTGGACACAATTTCAACTAATCACATTAATAATGTGGGCTCCGAAGCTATTCTGCAGCTAGAGAAGCTTCTAGAGCGGGAGAGAGACGGGAGACGTAACTTAGAGGATAGGCAGGTAGTTCTGTGTGCACAGTTGGAGGAATTGTCTCAGAGAGAATCTAGGAATAAGAAAATTATAGCTGACACCGACAAGGATTTGGCCCTGTTACGCCACgatttaaaagaaatacagaGAAAAGCAGAGGCGGAGGTTGAGACCAGACGAAAAGCAGAAATGAACTATAGCGAAGCCAAGAGACGCCTCGAAGAGGAGCAGAACAAGAGAGCGAAAGAGATGAGCCATCTCCAATCCTACAATGACAAAATCAACGCTCTGGAGAAACAGCTGACAGAGCTGCGTGAGAAACTGAAGCAGGAGTCGGATTCGGCGGTGAAGGCGCGCAAGCAGGCGGCCGAGCTGACGGCGGTGCAGGCGGCTGCGGCGGCGGCCAGCgacggcgcggcggcgcggctaCGCGCGCAGCGGGACGCGCTCGagcgcgagcgcggcgcgctGGCCGACGAGCTGGCCGCCGCTAAGGCGGGCCGGCAGCGCGCCGAGGCGGCCGTGGCCGATGCCGGCGCGCGCCTCAGCGCCGCGCACGCCGAGCTGGAGCGCTCGGCCGCGCGCCTCAAGCAGGTGGCGGCCGACAACCGGCAGCTGGGCGAGCGCGTGGCGGCGCTCGAGAAGGAGTGCGCCTCGCTGGCGCACGAGCGCGGCGCCGCGCACCACCTCTACCAGCAGGAGCTGCGCGCGCACCAGGACACGCAGCGCTCGCAGCTGCTCAACAAGCAGGAGGCCAACCTCGAGCTCGTCAAAG CGCTGCAAGCGAAGCTGAACGAGGAGAAGGCGGGGCGGCAGCGCGCGGAAGCCACGTGCCAGGAAAAGGACCGGCAGATGTCCATGCTCAATGTGGACTACCGGCAGATGCAGCAGCGCCTCCAGAAGCTCGAGGGCGAGCATCGGCAGGAGAGCGAGAAG GTGGTAGGGCTCCAGGCGTCGCTGGAGCAGGAGCGCGCGGGGCGCGTGGCGGCGGGCGGGGAGGCGGCTgcggcggaggcggcggcgcgcaACGCGGCGGCCGAgcgcgacgcgcgcgcgcgcgagctgcacgcggcgcgcgcggcgctgcACGACGCCACGGAGAAACTCGCCGCCGCCAGCGCCGAGCGAGACATGTACTACGCCAGG AGCGAAGAGCTGCGGTCCCAGCTGGAGAGCGAGCAGCATTTCTGCCATGTGTACCGCGGGCAGGCGGGCGAGCTGCGCGCGCAGCTGGACGAGGCGGCGCGCGCCGCACGGGACCACGACCAGGAGCGCGGCAGCCTCATGCACCAGCTGCAGCTGGCCATCGCGCGCGCAGACTCGGAGGCCATCGCCAG GTCGATAGCGGAAGAAACAGTGGGAGAGTTGGAAAAGGAGAAAACGATGAAGGAGTTGGAGATGCGCGACGCGCTGAGCGCGCACCGCGGGGAGCTGGCCGCGCGCGACGCGCTCGTGCAGGGGCTGCGCGACCGCGAGCACGAGAACCGCGCCACCATCGACCTGCAGCGGAAG GAAGTGGACGAGCTGCGTCGCAGCGGCACGGCGCTGGCGGAGCGCgtggcggcgctggcgcggctgcAGGACGACCTGGACCGCCTCAACAAGAAGCTCAACTCGGAGATCATGCTCAAGCAGCAGGCCGTCAACAAACTGGCTGAGATCATGAACAG AAAAGACATGAACCCAACTGTGACGAAGAACAAGAGCAAGATGTCCGTCCGCAAAGACAAAGACTACCGCAAGCTGCAGCAAGAGCTGACTCGAGAAAAGGACAAGTTCGACCAACACGTCGCCAAGCTGCAGCGGGACTTACAAGACTCCCAGCAACAGCTGTTAGAGGAGCAGCAGACGCGCCTACGACTCGCTATGGAGGTTGACAGCAAGGACGTAGAAATAGAACAGTTGAAAGAAAAATTAGCCGCTCTCACCAGTGAAACCGCCTCCCAGTCCTCCGCAGACGCGGAAGATGGCGAAACGGAACAAACCCTCGAGGGCTGGCTCTCAGTACCCATCAAGCAGAACATCAGGCGCCACGGCTGGCGGAAGCAATACGTCGTCGTGTCCTCCAAAAAGATCATTTTCTACAATACTGAGAGCGACAAGCAAAATACTACGGATCCTGTCATGATATTGGATTTGAG CAAAGTGTTCCACGTGCGATCAGTGACGCAGGGCGACGTGATCCGCGCGGACGCCAAAGACATCCCGCGCATCTTCCAGCTGCTGTACGCCGGCGAGGGCGAGGCGCGCCGGCCGCAGGACGCTCTAGAACAGCCCCAGGACGCGCCGGACCACCACG GCAATACGGTGCAACACAAGGGGCACGACTTGGTGAGCATCACGTACCACATCCCGACGGCGTGCGAGGTGTGCACGCGCCCGCTGTGGCACATGTTCCGGCCGCCGCAGGCCTACGAGTGCCGCC GATGCCGTATGAAGATCCACGCAGAACACGTAGCGGAAGGCGAGAGCGTGGCGGCGTGCAAACTGCACGCGGACCGCGCTCGCGAGCTGCTTCTGttggcgcccgccgcgcccgaccAGCGGCGCTGGGTCGCGCGCCTCGCCCGCCGTGTGCAGCGCTACGGGTACCGCGCCGCGCACACCAACCACGACCACACCAAGCTGTCGCCCCG GGACTCGATGCGGTCGAACTTAAAGCTGTCGTACATGAACGCGAGTCAGCGCAGCTCGACGCTGCCGGCCAACGCGTCCCTGCCGCGGCAGTAG